One Spea bombifrons isolate aSpeBom1 chromosome 1, aSpeBom1.2.pri, whole genome shotgun sequence DNA window includes the following coding sequences:
- the PLVAP gene encoding plasmalemma vesicle-associated protein, protein MDKSYAMAKFGLESKEMLRSNQKDCWYYVKYFFLFTSIIQFLIILGLVLFMIYGNAHASTETRLKNVESHNLKLLGDIKTQERVVQMLSINLTRAEKEKNLLYVMLEGKKKELVSMNATVMIQAAKIVELTRLTSKLVTNQTPAPKCDSCNEAIQKINNTWFVDKLLCQNEKERILSEYRTYKETCNKTVDNVSSRLRQAESEKDKYLTQTNTLRKEKLDLIAQMDMFQRSCTTIENKFKEELDLLKQNFETALKNTLPDVWNINYQRSKYEAIQQACNPLPSQITSNIDQALTRLRQYVTSTFNENSLLKVNNQRSTEDLRKCSQEKEEILQSKRDELSTMQKNSNMNLMKIQEEKNRMKIEKDEVDRNLKETHNSLTRTSMQLVGLMEELQRCIKKDPLGPGTGVAPNPLNQEVKKTVT, encoded by the exons ATGGACAAAAGTTATGCGATGGCCAAGTTTGGACTGGAGTCCAAAGAGATGTTACGATCTAACCAGAAAGACTGCTGGTATTACGTGaaatatttcttcctttttacGTCCATCATCCAGTTTCTCATCATTTTGGGGCTGGTGCTTTTTATGATTTATGGTAATGCTCATGCTTCAACAGAGACCCGACTTAAAAATGTAGAAAGCCACAACCTTAAACTATTGGGAGATATAAAAACACAAGAGAGAGTTGTCCAAATGCTCAGCATTAATCTAACCCGGGCAGAGAAGGAGAAGAATTTGTTGTACGTCATgctagaaggaaaaaagaaagagctAGTCTCCATGAATGCAACAGTTATGATCCAGGCTGCCAAAATA gttGAACTGACTAGACTAACCTCAAAACTTGTGACAAATCAAACACCTGCACCAAAGTGTGACTCCTGCAATGAAGCTATCCAGAAGATAAACAATACATGGTTTG TTGACAAGTTACTATGCCAAAATGAGAAAGAACGTATTTTGTCTGAATACAGAACATATAAGGAAACTTGCAACAAGACAGTAGATAATGTGAGCAGTAGGCTTAGACAGGCTGAATCTGAAAAAGACAAGTATCTGACGCAGACCAACACACTTAGGAAGGAAAAGTTGGACTTAATTGCACAGATGGACATGTTCCAGAGATCCTGCACAACtattgaaaataaatttaaGGAAGAACTTGATCTCCTGAAACAGAACTTTGAGACAGCTCTTAAGAACACTCTGCCAGATGTGTGGAACATTAACTATCAACGATCTAAGTATGAAGCCATTCAACAAGCCTGTAATCCTTTACCCTCTCAAATCACCAGCAACATAGACCAAGCTTTAACTCGCTTGAGGCAGTATGTCACATCCACTTTCAATGAAAACAGCCTCTTGAAGGTCAACAACCAAAGGAGCACTGAAGATCTGAGGAAATGTAgccaagagaaagaagaaatctTACAGAGCAAGCGTGATGAGCTGTCTACTATGCAAAAGAATTCCAATATGAATCTAATGAAGATTCAGGAGGAGAAGAATAGGATGAAGATAGAGAAGGATGAAGTTGACAGGAACCTTAAAGAGACACACAACTCTCTGACTAGGACCAGTATGCAACTAGTGGGATTGATGGAAGAGTTACAACGCTGCATTAAGAAA GATCCATTAGGCCCTGGTACAGGTGTGG CACCAAACCCATTAAACCAGGAGGTTAAGAAGACAGTGACATAA